Proteins found in one Zea mays cultivar B73 chromosome 1, Zm-B73-REFERENCE-NAM-5.0, whole genome shotgun sequence genomic segment:
- the LOC103632272 gene encoding heptahelical transmembrane protein 4: MSSTVTLEKTTAIQSDGGRAGVAGSPKQAANRSPLLVAKKGAEGGAKEKARCCGRRCELVSYDKLPEFLKHNEFIVDHYRSEWPVKEALLSAFSIHNETINVWTHLIGFFVFLALTVCAATMVPTTEYESPHLALATSSSTGLTMTNITGNAMVLRSYSADDGAVMAMKALRNVSAAETAAAVLPAGAGRGRVARWPFYAYLCGAMFCLLMSSACHLLACHSEHASYVFLRLDYAGITGLIVTSFYPLVYYTFLCDPFYQALYLGFITVSGAAAVAVSLLPVFERPELRWARAGLFACMGMSGLVPIVHKMLVFGARPEALLTTGYEVAMGAFYLAGVVVYATRVPERWMPGRFDLAGHSHQLFHVLVIAGAYAHYLAGLVYLGWRDMEGC, from the exons ATGTCTTCCACGGTGACGCTGGAGAAGACGACCGCCATCCAGAGCGATGGCGGCCGCGCAGGTGTTGCTGGATCGCCCAAGCAGGCCGCCAATAGGTCCCCTCTCCTGGTGGCGAAGAAGGGGGCAGAGGGTGGCGCCAAGGAAAAGGCAAGGTGCTGCGGGCGCAGGTGCGAGCTCGTCAGCTACGACAAGCTACCCGAGTTCCTCAAGCACAACGAGTTCATCGTCGACCACTACCGCAGCGAGTGGCCCGTCAAGGAGGCGCTGCTCAGCGCCTTCTCCATCCACAACGAGACCATCAACGTCTGGAC GCATCTGATCGGCTTCTTCGTCTTCCTCGCGCTCACCGTGTGCGCCGCCACGATGGTCCCCACGACGGAGTACGAGTCACCTCACTTGGCGTTGGCGACGTCGTCGTCCACAGGCCTGACGATGACCAACATCACCGGCAACGCAATGGTGCTGAGGAGCTACAGCGCCGACGACGGAGCGGTCATGGCAATGAAGGCCTTGCGCAACGTGTCCGCAGCCGAAACAGCCGCCGCCGTCCTGCCAGCGGGGGCGGGGCGCGGCCGGGTCGCGCGGTGGCCGTTCTACGCGTACCTCTGCGGCGCCATGTTCTGCCTGCTGATGAGCAGCGCGTGCCACCTGCTGGCGTGCCACTCGGAGCACGCCAGCTACGTGTTCCTCCGGCTGGACTACGCCGGCATCACGGGGCTCATCGTCACCTCCTTCTACCCGCTCGTCTACTACACCTTCCTGTGCGACCCCTTCTACCAGGCGCTCTACCTCGGCTTCATCACCGTCTCCGGCGCCGCCGCCGTGGCCGTCTCCCTCCTCCccgtcttcgagaggcccgagctGCGGTGGGCGCGCGCCGGCCTGTTCGCGTGCATGGGCATGTCGGGCCTGGTGCCCATCGTGCACAAGATGCTCGTCTTCGGGGCGCGCCCGGAGGCGCTGCTCACCACGGGGTACGAGGTGGCCATGGGCGCCTTCTACCTGGCGGGCGTCGTCGTGTACGCCACCAGGGTCCCCGAGCGCTGGATGCCCGGCCGGTTCGACCTCGCCGGCCACAGCCACCAGCTCTTCCACGTGCTCGTCATCGCCGGTGCCTACGCGCACTACCTCGCCGGCCTGGTCTACCTCGGCTGGAGGGACATGGAAGGGTGCTGA